One genomic segment of Acidobacteriota bacterium includes these proteins:
- a CDS encoding PDZ domain-containing protein — protein sequence MRRMSIVPLLCFLTVWLAAQPQGYYRHPALTGDTLIFTAEGDLWTVDAQGGTARRLTTHHGEESHARVSPDGATLAFTAEYEGPAEVYTMPLAGGLPSRRSWEESDSLAIGFSPAGELLYATREYATLPDYQLVAIDLGQGTRRRIPLTPAGDGSYAEDGTLFFVRPDDHRNDTKRYKGGTARKIWRFAPGDSEAVNLTPDYDGESHSPRWWEGRVYFMTDRDGTMNLWSMNAQGDDLQQHTRHQGWDAKAPSPASRGRIAYQVGADLWIYDTASGRNRKVDIRLASDFEQLREKWIYEPLDYLTAVDLHPRGESLLLTSRGRVFVAPARQGRLVRATGTPGVRYRDAAFMPDGETLLALSDESGEFEFHTLPANGVGEDRALTDNGAILRYQGYPSPDGKWVVFRDEAEDLWLLEVETGNQKRLSSNREGGLGDLAWSSDSRWLVFSQNAFNTFRQLHLYNLEDESLTTLTSDRTNSFNPVFSRDGRFLSFFSDRNLRSLVGSPWGTRQPDPYFDRTDMLYEVALREGERSPFRPLDELMAEAMQEEGEEDASEAGNEEGETAGPSAQIDLEGLQDRLYEVPLPPGNYGGLSAGKDALFFLSRESGPGPDTHLMALPFGPDAEPETVVEDVDGFQLSLDGKKMMVRKGSSFYVLDARAGKADLDEARVDLSEWKFSIDVKEDFRQMFIDAWRMERDFFYDPGMHGVDWEAMRDKYLPLVDRVTTRRELSDLIGYLVSELSALHVSLRGGDLRQGQDQIRLAKLGARLQRDEQAGGYRIEYIYRSEPDYPSERSPLADPALQLEAGDLIEAVNGTGVLSVPSIY from the coding sequence ATGAGAAGGATGTCTATCGTGCCCCTGTTGTGCTTCCTGACGGTTTGGCTGGCCGCCCAGCCTCAAGGATACTACCGCCATCCGGCCCTTACCGGCGACACCCTGATCTTCACGGCCGAAGGCGATCTATGGACAGTGGACGCCCAGGGCGGCACGGCCCGCCGGCTGACCACCCACCATGGCGAGGAATCTCATGCCCGCGTCTCGCCAGACGGGGCCACCTTGGCGTTCACGGCCGAATACGAAGGTCCCGCCGAGGTCTACACCATGCCCTTGGCGGGAGGTCTTCCCTCGCGCCGCAGTTGGGAAGAGTCGGATTCGCTGGCCATCGGATTCTCTCCCGCCGGCGAACTGCTTTACGCCACCCGCGAGTACGCCACTTTGCCCGACTATCAACTGGTGGCCATCGACCTCGGCCAGGGGACCCGGCGGCGCATCCCTCTCACCCCCGCCGGGGACGGAAGCTACGCCGAGGACGGCACGCTCTTCTTCGTGCGTCCCGACGATCACCGCAACGACACCAAGCGCTACAAGGGCGGCACCGCCCGCAAGATCTGGCGCTTCGCGCCGGGAGACAGCGAAGCCGTCAACCTGACCCCCGACTATGACGGCGAGAGCCATTCGCCGCGCTGGTGGGAGGGACGCGTCTACTTCATGACCGACCGCGACGGCACCATGAACCTGTGGTCGATGAACGCCCAGGGAGACGACCTTCAGCAGCACACCCGTCACCAGGGCTGGGACGCCAAGGCGCCATCCCCCGCCTCTCGCGGACGCATTGCCTACCAGGTGGGAGCCGACTTGTGGATCTACGACACCGCAAGCGGTCGCAACCGCAAAGTCGACATCCGCCTGGCCTCGGACTTCGAGCAACTGCGCGAGAAGTGGATCTACGAGCCCCTCGACTACCTGACGGCGGTCGATCTGCATCCCCGGGGCGAGAGCCTCCTGCTCACCTCGCGGGGACGCGTATTCGTGGCCCCGGCCCGCCAAGGACGCCTGGTGCGGGCCACGGGAACCCCCGGCGTGCGCTACCGCGACGCCGCCTTCATGCCCGACGGCGAGACCCTCCTGGCCTTGTCGGATGAGAGCGGCGAATTCGAGTTCCATACCCTGCCCGCCAACGGCGTGGGCGAGGACCGGGCCCTCACCGACAACGGAGCCATCCTGCGCTACCAGGGATATCCTTCGCCCGACGGAAAATGGGTGGTCTTCCGCGACGAGGCCGAAGATCTCTGGCTGCTTGAGGTGGAAACAGGCAACCAGAAGCGCCTTTCCAGCAACCGCGAAGGCGGTTTGGGAGACCTGGCTTGGTCGTCCGACAGCCGTTGGCTGGTCTTCAGCCAGAACGCCTTCAACACCTTCAGGCAACTGCACCTTTACAACCTCGAAGACGAGTCTCTCACGACGCTGACCAGCGACCGCACCAACAGCTTCAATCCGGTGTTCAGCCGCGACGGCCGATTCCTCTCCTTCTTCTCGGACCGCAACCTCAGGTCCCTTGTGGGCTCCCCCTGGGGGACGCGCCAGCCCGACCCTTACTTCGACAGAACCGACATGCTTTATGAAGTGGCCCTGCGCGAAGGCGAGCGCTCGCCTTTCCGTCCTCTGGACGAACTGATGGCTGAGGCCATGCAGGAAGAGGGTGAAGAGGACGCGTCAGAGGCCGGAAATGAGGAAGGCGAAACGGCCGGACCGTCGGCGCAGATCGACCTGGAGGGATTGCAGGACCGGCTCTACGAAGTCCCCCTGCCGCCGGGCAACTACGGTGGACTGAGCGCCGGCAAGGACGCCCTTTTTTTCCTGTCCAGAGAAAGCGGCCCGGGCCCCGACACTCACCTCATGGCCTTGCCTTTCGGTCCTGACGCCGAACCGGAAACGGTGGTGGAGGACGTCGACGGCTTCCAGCTTTCGCTGGACGGCAAGAAGATGATGGTGCGCAAGGGCTCCAGTTTCTACGTCCTCGATGCCCGTGCCGGCAAGGCCGACCTCGATGAGGCCCGCGTCGACTTGAGCGAGTGGAAGTTTTCAATCGACGTCAAAGAGGACTTCCGCCAGATGTTCATTGACGCCTGGCGCATGGAGCGCGACTTTTTCTACGATCCGGGGATGCACGGCGTCGACTGGGAAGCCATGCGCGACAAGTACCTGCCGCTGGTGGACCGCGTCACTACCCGCCGCGAACTCAGCGACCTGATCGGCTACCTGGTGAGCGAACTTTCGGCCCTGCACGTGAGCCTGCGGGGCGGCGACCTGCGCCAAGGCCAGGATCAGATCAGG
- a CDS encoding helix-turn-helix domain-containing protein — protein MRSKKLVNRYVGECLRRIRIAKSIKVQEVARRAGLPASSYSCLEGGWYNINLDNLFRILQVLGADVTEVWPRGNISANGLVDDEAVASLLEEARANQPKEVSVDNVLDAISEIYGVTRDALSSGSRKRKLSEARTVAAVLVKEIPQLTLTELAEALNVHISSLSHCTKRLRARADQDDRVLRRAEEVRQKLWEKFEAKKKSEAQKSSGEEDGENSGGPRLALAAM, from the coding sequence ATGAGATCGAAGAAGCTCGTCAATCGTTACGTAGGGGAGTGTTTGCGGCGAATCCGCATCGCCAAGTCCATCAAGGTGCAAGAGGTGGCGCGGCGTGCAGGACTTCCCGCAAGCTCCTATTCGTGCCTGGAAGGCGGATGGTACAACATCAACCTCGATAACCTGTTTCGAATCCTCCAGGTGTTGGGCGCCGACGTCACCGAGGTTTGGCCGCGGGGAAATATTTCGGCCAACGGACTCGTCGATGACGAGGCTGTAGCCAGCCTGCTCGAGGAAGCCCGCGCCAACCAACCCAAGGAAGTCAGCGTCGACAACGTACTCGATGCCATTTCGGAGATCTACGGCGTTACCAGGGACGCGCTTTCCTCTGGCTCGCGCAAGCGCAAGCTCTCGGAAGCCCGCACGGTAGCCGCTGTGCTGGTCAAGGAGATTCCGCAGCTTACTCTGACCGAATTGGCCGAGGCGCTCAACGTGCACATTTCTTCCCTGAGCCATTGCACCAAGCGCCTGCGGGCACGGGCCGACCAGGACGACCGCGTACTGCGCAGGGCCGAAGAAGTGCGTCAGAAGCTGTGGGAAAAGTTCGAAGCCAAGAAGAAATCAGAAGCCCAAAAAAGTTCAGGCGAAGAGGACGGCGAGAACAGCGGTGGCCCCCGCCTGGCCCTGGCCGCCATGTAA
- the pdxH gene encoding pyridoxamine 5'-phosphate oxidase: MKISDIRREYRSGGLSEAEAGHDPLLLFGRWFEEARSVMGEDCNAMTLATADQGGRPSLRVVLLKGFGQDGFIFFSNYESRKGRELEENPQAALNFHWSPLERQVRIEGGVSKLAEPESERYFQSRPRLSRLAAAVSPQSREIPDRRQLEKRMEELEKRLQGGEVERPPSWGGYRVHPQHIEFWQGRPGRLHDRILFQRVDEGWRRSRLAP; the protein is encoded by the coding sequence ATGAAGATTTCCGACATCCGTCGTGAATACCGTTCCGGGGGGCTGAGCGAGGCGGAAGCCGGCCACGATCCATTGCTCTTGTTCGGCAGGTGGTTCGAAGAAGCCCGAAGCGTCATGGGAGAGGACTGCAATGCCATGACCCTGGCCACCGCAGACCAGGGCGGACGTCCTTCCCTGCGCGTGGTGCTGCTCAAGGGCTTCGGCCAGGACGGCTTCATCTTCTTTTCCAACTACGAGAGCCGCAAGGGTAGAGAGCTGGAGGAGAATCCGCAGGCGGCGCTCAATTTCCATTGGAGTCCGCTGGAACGTCAGGTCCGCATCGAGGGCGGTGTCAGCAAACTGGCGGAACCGGAGTCGGAGCGCTATTTCCAGAGCCGCCCCCGGCTCAGCCGCCTGGCCGCGGCGGTTTCTCCTCAAAGCCGCGAGATCCCGGACCGGCGCCAACTGGAGAAGCGAATGGAGGAGCTGGAGAAGCGTCTGCAAGGCGGGGAGGTTGAGCGCCCGCCGTCCTGGGGCGGATACCGGGTGCATCCCCAGCATATTGAGTTCTGGCAGGGCCGTCCGGGGCGGCTTCACGACCGCATCCTCTTTCAACGTGTTGACGAGGGTTGGAGACGCAGCCGGCTGGCGCCCTAG